One window from the genome of Rubinisphaera margarita encodes:
- a CDS encoding DNA-methyltransferase: MSTDKKRSNRGQTKLPFKSQHKPPSIRGFKPFYKTGPGAAYCGDSLELLSALPDGSVNLVVTSPPYALHFKKEYGNAEKHQYVDWFLPFASQILRVLTDDGSFVLNIGGSYNKGTPTRSIYHFKLMVALVEEIGFHLAQELFWYNPAKMPAPAEWVTVRRVRVKDSVEYVWWFSKTEWPKASNLGVLRPYSKDMLRLNAKKVRETTRPSGHVIRSGFDKIEAGGSIPPNVIENEFHPEDIIKVGNNAANDQYTKRCKAAGIKIHPARFPATLPEFFIKFLTDPDDLVVDPFAGSNTTGASAERLDRRWIAIDSDETYLEASKFRFDM; the protein is encoded by the coding sequence ATGTCTACAGACAAGAAGCGATCTAATCGAGGACAGACAAAGCTGCCATTCAAATCACAACATAAGCCGCCGTCCATTCGCGGTTTCAAGCCGTTCTACAAGACCGGCCCAGGAGCAGCATACTGCGGCGATTCACTGGAACTCTTATCTGCGTTGCCAGACGGTTCCGTCAATCTCGTGGTGACGTCCCCCCCCTACGCGTTGCATTTCAAAAAAGAGTACGGAAACGCAGAAAAACATCAGTATGTTGATTGGTTCCTTCCCTTTGCCTCCCAGATCCTTCGCGTTCTGACCGACGACGGAAGTTTTGTTCTAAATATTGGCGGTAGCTATAACAAAGGGACGCCGACGCGATCGATCTACCATTTCAAGCTGATGGTGGCGCTGGTCGAAGAGATTGGTTTCCATCTGGCTCAGGAACTGTTCTGGTACAACCCGGCGAAAATGCCTGCACCTGCGGAATGGGTAACTGTTAGACGTGTACGAGTGAAAGATTCTGTCGAGTATGTCTGGTGGTTCAGCAAGACGGAATGGCCTAAAGCGTCAAATCTCGGGGTATTGCGGCCATACAGCAAGGACATGCTTCGGCTGAACGCCAAGAAGGTCCGCGAAACGACACGACCGTCGGGTCACGTTATTCGTTCCGGATTTGACAAGATTGAAGCCGGTGGTTCTATTCCGCCAAATGTAATCGAGAATGAGTTTCATCCCGAAGACATCATCAAAGTCGGGAATAATGCAGCTAATGATCAATACACAAAACGCTGCAAAGCGGCTGGTATTAAAATCCACCCTGCTCGATTCCCAGCCACCCTCCCCGAGTTCTTTATAAAGTTTCTTACCGATCCCGATGATCTTGTTGTTGATCCGTTTGCTGGTTCGAACACCACCGGAGCATCCGCCGAACGCTTGGATCGCCGGTGGATCGCGATTGATTCTGACGAAACCTACTTGGAAGCAAGTAAATTTCGTTTTGACATGTAA
- a CDS encoding restriction endonuclease, SacI family — translation MSISVDHVKATEILFSESAAAANETLPEIAAVWQDRVKQLGSLCPHRKSSTTIAALGTAILAKATDQRVDVYSLLDRGEADRSYSARSLADNVLARHRARLEIDLGARGTNPLNNTPFIGKTRIDEISGVRNREGWAYFMDLMEQLRDLPGSAEARLALRGFIAARRRALIATIDVAPQLGDNLSVGTLTNAISEYAIAESEGGRRAQACAAGLLDAVFGPERVVVGAINDPDRRAPLDIAVRSLRNDFEVAFEVKDKPISDNHVLSSAEKTFLDHGTTNLVFLGVSSRQVYQDFSEAELWGSARGIKVTIFVNWLSFVMACKCFAPVKREVFEGIVSRSIVARGGELGVRRQSLEEFVLKIESGSSVDVSGKIAPHRDSPGKL, via the coding sequence GTGTCGATTTCAGTTGATCATGTGAAGGCGACAGAAATCCTCTTTTCGGAAAGCGCAGCTGCGGCAAACGAGACGCTTCCCGAAATTGCGGCCGTCTGGCAAGATCGGGTGAAACAGCTCGGAAGTCTGTGTCCTCATCGCAAGAGTTCCACAACGATCGCTGCGCTCGGGACCGCAATCTTAGCCAAAGCAACAGACCAACGAGTGGACGTTTATTCGTTGCTGGATCGCGGAGAGGCCGATCGGTCCTATTCTGCAAGGTCACTCGCCGACAATGTTTTGGCTCGACATCGAGCAAGGCTTGAGATCGATCTCGGCGCGAGAGGTACAAACCCTCTCAACAATACTCCCTTTATCGGAAAAACACGAATCGACGAAATTTCGGGGGTTCGAAATCGAGAGGGATGGGCGTACTTCATGGATCTCATGGAACAGTTGCGGGATCTTCCTGGATCTGCTGAGGCTAGGCTCGCACTTCGCGGTTTCATTGCTGCACGGCGACGTGCTCTAATCGCGACAATCGACGTTGCACCGCAGCTGGGTGATAATTTATCTGTTGGCACTTTGACGAACGCTATCAGCGAATATGCAATTGCAGAGTCTGAAGGTGGGCGAAGGGCGCAAGCGTGCGCTGCAGGACTTCTGGACGCAGTATTCGGGCCCGAGCGTGTCGTCGTAGGTGCAATAAATGACCCCGATCGGCGCGCCCCGCTAGACATCGCTGTAAGGAGTCTTCGTAACGACTTTGAGGTTGCATTTGAAGTCAAAGATAAGCCTATCTCGGATAACCACGTTCTATCGAGTGCAGAAAAGACCTTCCTTGATCACGGAACGACAAATTTAGTCTTTCTTGGTGTTAGCTCCCGTCAGGTTTACCAGGACTTCTCAGAGGCCGAATTGTGGGGATCGGCACGAGGAATAAAAGTAACTATTTTTGTGAATTGGCTGTCATTTGTTATGGCTTGTAAGTGCTTTGCTCCCGTTAAGCGAGAAGTCTTCGAGGGGATCGTATCTCGTTCGATCGTAGCACGTGGAGGAGAACTTGGAGTTCGCAGACAGTCGCTTGAAGAATTTGTACTAAAGATCGAAAGCGGCTCATCGGTTGACGTTTCCGGAAAGATTGCGCCTCATCGCGATAGTCCAGGAAAACTTTGA
- a CDS encoding SIR2 family protein — MRFVENGPSIPDELLTARDEGRVVFFCGAGVSRAKAGLPDFFGLLDRVLQSLGASKDSESRVLYETTKTTISADSIFGALEADFDTVDIQNAVAAALRPSKNADVSAHDCLIRLARTPSSEIKLVTTNFDRLFEAAHPAIRLYSPSVLPHPVRDRNWDGLVYLHGKVNKQYSSAEGTEFVLSSADFGYAYLSEGWATAFVRETLREYVVVFIGYSADDPPVKYLLEGLNKQPGKRQPIYAFQSGAPDRATAKWERRGVTAIPYSDHELLWETIERWADRADDPMAWSEQILQRALEGPRNLNDFERGQIAHIVSTAEGARAFAEAKPPGEWLCVFDPACRFENVQGDLFVNEGAVETLPFEHYGLDGEERPEIDDSTSGLRKMRVPEAAWDAFAVTEADKKRLTSQNFAQFRGNAELEQPALPLRLLHLANWISLVATQSATIWWLARQSYLHPEIVHRIRWRLRYSTDGSGVLGSHWFHALNFWARPENMPDRDGSDLEADISKQGWTSTTTVRLAELCDPYVKIEPGLRSRSVPPDDAQVETYRDIAFLKVEVSIPRFSLEVSNVHLPDVTRVIRCQLEKALRLDESIQGWGRLHINSLIEGDGDQSDYDRKHGLSALVVFFAGLFKQLASKDIKSAKEEFNSWRSDDDTVFSRLRVWASGMEDVATPTVFGSVVANLSDVAFWSSDHERDFLLTLQGRWKDIPQRLRKKIERRLLDGPGQFEDEDISEYEERRNWEVIQRLQSLKDSGAIFSVDVDREIEVRRRIVPAWKPEHATFAFEPRGIRVGRVPRDTDSAVLENEPLDSLISRAEQLTGRSSRDGWTEREPFSGLCAENPKRAFLALKREVKKNAFPSWAWKRFLAAWNESDGNSALASVVGRQICHLPDDLIEGEFYSFTHWLANTAKVLSGASPHVYEEVAKRLTNLLIRNPALGRSVVTQRNRGRDWTLDALNSPAGHLVRALLDDARYETSMHCRPEDTFWMTQSEKLLLFSGDTRTSAITLMAHHLGWLYETNPSWTESYLLAFLRTDDHTHRDAFWAGILWRPNLSDAMLGILKDDLLELVKTKSSHGDQEGGWQTLSWLILRGWIAEDEHTGAAMVSNEDLREALLNGGDDFRSHVLWQFSDSLARASTDELSDWQERAVELFQNAWPKQKIVKSSLMTSRILDVLLANEVSFAAIFEPVFCILTPVINGASLHFNFRTQTDKIIERNPEEFLAVLNKLFRGDVQSWPFGLPDTLSKIELAAPALRHDKRLVDLRRRVRSS; from the coding sequence ATGCGCTTTGTTGAGAACGGCCCATCGATTCCGGATGAATTGCTGACTGCCAGGGACGAAGGCAGAGTTGTGTTTTTTTGCGGTGCGGGTGTGTCTCGCGCCAAGGCCGGTCTGCCTGATTTCTTCGGTTTGCTCGATCGTGTTCTGCAAAGTCTTGGAGCATCGAAAGACTCAGAATCGAGAGTGCTGTACGAAACGACGAAAACCACTATCTCTGCTGACAGCATTTTTGGAGCGTTAGAAGCCGATTTCGATACGGTCGATATCCAAAATGCAGTCGCGGCGGCACTGAGGCCATCGAAGAATGCGGATGTTTCTGCTCATGACTGTCTAATTCGGTTGGCCCGAACTCCGTCCTCCGAAATCAAGCTGGTTACGACCAACTTTGATCGACTTTTTGAAGCCGCCCACCCGGCGATCAGGTTGTACAGCCCCTCCGTACTACCGCACCCTGTTCGAGATAGGAACTGGGACGGTCTCGTCTACCTTCATGGAAAAGTCAACAAACAATACTCCTCTGCAGAAGGGACGGAGTTTGTTCTCTCGAGTGCCGATTTCGGATACGCATATCTATCGGAGGGGTGGGCCACGGCATTTGTGCGAGAAACCCTCCGCGAGTACGTGGTAGTCTTCATTGGTTACTCAGCCGACGATCCTCCGGTCAAGTACTTGCTTGAAGGGCTGAATAAACAGCCTGGAAAACGACAGCCAATCTATGCCTTCCAATCAGGCGCCCCCGATCGGGCCACGGCGAAATGGGAGCGCCGTGGCGTTACAGCCATTCCCTATTCAGATCATGAACTACTGTGGGAGACAATTGAGCGATGGGCCGACCGAGCCGATGATCCGATGGCGTGGAGCGAGCAGATTCTCCAAAGAGCACTTGAAGGACCTCGGAATCTGAATGACTTCGAACGTGGACAGATCGCCCATATCGTTTCAACCGCTGAAGGAGCGAGGGCGTTCGCAGAAGCGAAGCCTCCGGGGGAATGGCTTTGCGTTTTTGATCCGGCGTGTCGATTTGAAAACGTGCAGGGGGATCTTTTTGTAAACGAAGGTGCGGTAGAGACCCTTCCGTTTGAACATTATGGATTGGATGGAGAAGAGCGCCCGGAAATCGATGATTCGACATCGGGACTTCGAAAGATGAGGGTGCCCGAGGCCGCATGGGATGCATTCGCTGTAACTGAAGCTGACAAGAAGCGACTCACATCGCAGAATTTTGCACAGTTTCGGGGAAACGCTGAGCTTGAGCAACCAGCGCTTCCGCTCCGGCTACTTCATTTAGCAAACTGGATTTCGCTCGTAGCGACTCAGTCTGCAACAATCTGGTGGCTGGCTCGCCAGTCATATCTTCATCCCGAGATCGTTCATCGGATTCGGTGGCGATTACGATATAGCACTGACGGGAGTGGCGTTCTGGGCTCGCACTGGTTTCACGCCCTCAATTTCTGGGCACGGCCTGAAAATATGCCGGATCGAGATGGCTCCGACTTGGAGGCAGATATCAGCAAGCAGGGGTGGACCTCGACAACGACCGTACGGCTCGCTGAGCTGTGCGATCCTTACGTCAAAATTGAGCCCGGATTGAGATCCCGCAGCGTTCCTCCAGATGATGCACAGGTAGAAACATACCGAGACATAGCCTTCCTCAAAGTCGAAGTCTCAATCCCTCGCTTTTCGCTGGAGGTCTCAAATGTGCATCTCCCTGACGTGACCCGCGTCATTAGATGTCAACTCGAGAAGGCACTCAGGCTGGATGAGAGTATCCAAGGTTGGGGGCGATTACACATAAATTCGTTGATCGAAGGCGATGGCGATCAAAGCGACTACGACAGGAAGCATGGTCTTTCCGCTCTCGTGGTATTTTTCGCTGGACTGTTCAAGCAGCTTGCGTCAAAGGACATTAAGTCCGCCAAGGAGGAATTCAATTCATGGCGATCAGATGATGACACTGTTTTCAGTCGACTAAGGGTTTGGGCGAGCGGAATGGAGGATGTGGCGACCCCCACCGTCTTCGGGAGTGTAGTGGCGAACCTGTCGGACGTCGCCTTTTGGTCCAGTGACCACGAACGGGATTTCCTTCTCACCCTGCAGGGCCGGTGGAAGGACATTCCTCAAAGGTTGAGGAAGAAGATTGAAAGACGACTGCTGGACGGTCCGGGACAGTTTGAGGACGAAGATATTTCCGAATATGAGGAGCGCCGCAATTGGGAGGTCATACAGCGGCTTCAGTCGCTGAAAGACAGTGGCGCCATATTCAGCGTTGACGTCGATCGAGAGATTGAAGTTCGACGAAGAATCGTTCCAGCCTGGAAGCCCGAACATGCTACATTTGCATTCGAGCCGCGAGGCATCCGCGTAGGTCGGGTGCCCAGGGATACTGACTCAGCAGTTTTGGAGAATGAACCTCTCGACAGCTTAATCTCCAGAGCCGAACAATTGACCGGCAGGAGTTCGAGGGATGGATGGACCGAGCGGGAACCTTTCTCTGGCCTGTGTGCGGAAAATCCTAAACGAGCGTTTCTCGCGCTCAAAAGAGAGGTCAAGAAAAATGCCTTTCCGAGTTGGGCTTGGAAGAGGTTCCTCGCTGCCTGGAATGAATCTGACGGAAACTCCGCGTTAGCTTCAGTGGTTGGTCGGCAAATCTGCCATCTACCCGACGACTTGATCGAGGGGGAGTTCTACTCGTTTACGCATTGGCTTGCGAATACAGCGAAGGTATTGTCCGGAGCTTCGCCTCATGTCTATGAAGAAGTAGCTAAGCGGCTGACGAATTTGCTGATTCGGAATCCCGCTCTTGGCAGGTCCGTCGTCACCCAAAGAAATCGAGGGAGAGACTGGACACTAGACGCCCTGAATTCTCCAGCGGGCCATCTTGTCAGAGCCCTTCTGGATGACGCCCGTTACGAGACGTCTATGCATTGTCGCCCGGAAGACACTTTCTGGATGACGCAATCTGAGAAGTTGCTGTTGTTCTCAGGTGATACGCGAACTTCAGCTATCACCCTCATGGCTCATCATCTCGGGTGGCTGTATGAAACCAATCCATCGTGGACTGAATCGTACTTGTTGGCTTTCCTCCGCACCGACGATCACACACATAGGGACGCCTTCTGGGCCGGTATTCTGTGGAGGCCAAACCTGTCGGATGCAATGCTCGGCATTTTGAAAGATGATCTGCTTGAGTTGGTGAAGACAAAGAGTAGCCACGGTGATCAGGAAGGGGGTTGGCAAACTCTTTCGTGGCTGATCCTGCGCGGATGGATCGCTGAAGACGAGCACACTGGGGCGGCAATGGTGTCAAATGAAGACCTTCGAGAGGCACTTTTAAATGGAGGAGACGATTTTCGTTCGCATGTTCTCTGGCAATTCTCTGATAGCCTCGCTCGTGCTTCCACTGACGAATTATCCGATTGGCAAGAACGAGCGGTAGAACTGTTCCAGAACGCGTGGCCGAAGCAGAAGATCGTCAAAAGCTCACTTATGACAAGTCGGATTTTGGATGTGCTTCTTGCTAACGAGGTTAGTTTTGCCGCGATCTTCGAACCGGTGTTTTGCATTCTCACGCCTGTGATCAACGGAGCGAGCCTGCACTTCAATTTTCGAACCCAGACAGACAAAATTATCGAACGAAATCCTGAAGAGTTCTTAGCCGTACTGAATAAGTTGTTCAGAGGAGACGTCCAGAGCTGGCCATTCGGTCTCCCAGATACATTGTCGAAAATCGAGCTTGCCGCTCCGGCGTTAAGGCACGACAAGCGACTGGTTGATCTAAGGCGGAGAGTGCGATCAAGTTAA
- a CDS encoding recombinase family protein has product MPRRRTTPEKTTPQVRCAIYTRKSTEEGLEQEFNSLDAQREAGEAYITSQRGEGWVCLPTHYDDGGFTGGNMERPALKRLLDDIEAGEVDCVVVYKVDRLSRSLKDFTRVMEVFERHNVSFVSVTQAFNTTSSMGRLTLNILLSFAQFEREIISERTRDKMAAARRKGRYLGGPPLLGYDIDREKSRLVVNDREAAKVRKIFELYLEKGSLLATIAELDQRGWNTKSYTTRKGEPRGGTPFNKARLHALLTNVVYVGKVKYKDELHEGQHEAIANADTFRQVQSQLLRNRVTGNPRTKTTALLQGLLYCEPCGCSMTQSYTTKQRSKRYRYYVCTNAQKRGWHDCPSKSIPAGQIEEYVVDHVRGMGQDEGLIEQTIAAVRAEQAMTRATATEQKKKLTTELTNADRELERLSRNPATLVPAELAAVQDRIQRIEARLREAERQLYEGPIISDDQIRTALRQFDQVWDSLSLKDRSRILQLLIERVEYDGAESTVSIHFHTNGIESLIAELPEGATA; this is encoded by the coding sequence ATGCCACGACGTAGAACGACTCCCGAAAAGACGACGCCTCAGGTCCGGTGTGCGATCTACACCCGCAAATCGACCGAAGAAGGTCTGGAGCAGGAATTCAATTCCCTCGATGCCCAGCGGGAAGCCGGCGAAGCCTACATTACCAGCCAGAGAGGCGAGGGCTGGGTGTGCCTGCCGACCCACTACGACGATGGTGGGTTCACGGGCGGGAACATGGAACGCCCTGCCCTGAAGCGGCTCCTGGACGACATTGAAGCGGGAGAGGTCGACTGCGTCGTGGTGTATAAGGTCGACCGGCTGAGTCGCTCGCTCAAGGACTTCACCCGTGTGATGGAGGTCTTCGAGCGGCACAATGTCAGCTTTGTCTCGGTCACGCAGGCCTTCAACACAACCTCCTCCATGGGCCGGCTGACGCTCAACATCCTCCTCAGCTTCGCCCAGTTCGAACGGGAGATCATCAGCGAACGGACGCGGGACAAGATGGCGGCTGCCCGGCGGAAAGGACGCTACCTCGGTGGTCCGCCATTGCTCGGGTACGACATCGATCGGGAGAAATCCCGTCTGGTGGTCAACGACCGGGAAGCGGCCAAAGTCCGGAAGATCTTCGAGCTCTACCTCGAGAAAGGATCGCTGCTGGCCACGATCGCCGAACTCGATCAGCGGGGATGGAACACGAAGTCTTACACGACGCGGAAGGGAGAGCCTCGGGGCGGGACACCTTTTAACAAAGCCCGACTGCACGCCCTGCTCACCAACGTGGTCTACGTCGGGAAAGTGAAATACAAGGACGAACTCCACGAGGGCCAGCACGAGGCCATCGCGAACGCCGATACTTTCCGGCAGGTCCAGAGCCAGCTGCTTCGGAACCGCGTAACGGGAAATCCGCGAACGAAGACCACCGCCCTGCTCCAGGGACTGCTCTACTGCGAACCATGCGGTTGCAGCATGACGCAGAGCTACACCACGAAGCAGCGGAGCAAACGCTATCGCTACTACGTCTGCACCAATGCCCAGAAACGGGGTTGGCATGACTGCCCGTCGAAGTCGATTCCCGCTGGCCAGATTGAAGAGTATGTCGTCGACCACGTACGCGGTATGGGACAGGATGAGGGGCTGATCGAGCAGACGATCGCCGCTGTCCGGGCTGAGCAGGCGATGACCAGAGCCACGGCCACGGAGCAGAAGAAGAAGCTCACGACGGAGCTGACCAACGCCGACCGGGAACTGGAACGCCTCTCCCGCAACCCGGCAACGCTCGTTCCCGCAGAGCTCGCCGCCGTTCAAGACCGGATCCAACGAATCGAAGCTCGGCTCCGCGAGGCCGAACGCCAGCTCTACGAGGGCCCGATCATAAGCGACGACCAGATCCGCACCGCACTCCGCCAATTCGACCAGGTTTGGGACAGCCTGAGCCTCAAAGACCGCAGCCGTATTCTGCAACTACTGATCGAACGGGTCGAGTACGACGGCGCCGAGAGCACGGTCTCCATCCACTTCCACACCAACGGCATCGAGAGCCTGATCGCCGAACTTCCCGAGGGAGCCACTGCATGA